The following are encoded in a window of Streptomyces sp. Go-475 genomic DNA:
- the mscL gene encoding large conductance mechanosensitive channel protein MscL has product MSEKKDPSVWEGFKAFLMRGNVVDLAVAVVIGAAFTNIVNAVVKGIINPVVGAIGTKNLDHYSSCLSSTCEGEQDIRILWGSVLGATLSFVITAAVVYFLMVLPMAKYLARMEARRKAKEGTQEVIEVTELEVLKEIRDALVAQRGSGHDRP; this is encoded by the coding sequence GTGAGCGAGAAGAAGGATCCGAGTGTCTGGGAGGGCTTCAAGGCCTTCCTGATGCGCGGGAACGTCGTCGATCTGGCGGTGGCGGTGGTGATCGGCGCCGCCTTCACCAACATCGTCAACGCCGTGGTGAAGGGCATCATCAACCCGGTCGTCGGCGCCATCGGCACCAAGAACCTCGACCACTACAGCTCCTGCCTCAGCTCTACCTGCGAGGGCGAGCAGGACATCCGGATCCTGTGGGGTTCCGTGCTCGGCGCCACGCTGAGCTTCGTGATCACCGCGGCGGTCGTCTACTTCCTGATGGTCCTGCCCATGGCGAAGTACCTGGCCCGGATGGAGGCCCGCCGGAAGGCCAAGGAGGGCACGCAGGAGGTCATCGAGGTGACCGAGCTGGAGGTGCTGAAGGAGATCCGGGACGCGCTGGTCGCCCAGCGTGGTTCGGGACACGACCGGCCGTAG
- a CDS encoding P1 family peptidase — translation MTVEALVDALTDVPGLRVGHATRAGDGWLTGTTVVLAPEGGAVAAVDVRGGGPGTKETDALDPRNVVRKVEAVVLTGGSAYGLDAASGVMAWLEERGRGIRVGADPAHVVPVVPAACVFDLGRGGDFRARPDAATGRAAVEAAAASEAGAPVAQGCVGAGTGAVVGVVKGGVGSASTVLGSGITVAALVVANAAGSVVDPETGVLYGELFQGRVEYPEARVHEAARRRLAETAARSAPPPLNTTLAVVATDADLTKAQAQKLAGTAHDGIARAVRPVHLLNDGDTVFALATGDRALDAANPLALNEVLAAGADVVTRAIVRAVRAAGSVDGPGGTWPSYGELYAGR, via the coding sequence ATGACAGTTGAGGCTCTGGTTGACGCTCTGACGGATGTCCCCGGCCTGCGCGTGGGGCACGCGACCCGCGCCGGTGACGGCTGGCTCACCGGCACCACGGTCGTGCTCGCCCCGGAGGGCGGCGCCGTGGCCGCGGTGGACGTGCGCGGCGGCGGTCCCGGCACGAAGGAGACGGACGCGCTCGATCCGCGGAACGTGGTGCGCAAGGTCGAGGCGGTCGTGCTGACCGGCGGCAGCGCGTACGGGCTGGACGCGGCGTCGGGGGTGATGGCCTGGCTGGAGGAACGGGGGCGCGGGATCCGGGTCGGGGCGGACCCGGCGCACGTGGTGCCGGTGGTGCCCGCCGCCTGCGTCTTCGACCTGGGGCGGGGCGGCGACTTCCGGGCCCGGCCGGACGCGGCCACCGGCCGGGCCGCGGTGGAGGCCGCCGCGGCGAGCGAGGCAGGCGCCCCGGTGGCGCAGGGATGCGTGGGTGCCGGCACAGGCGCGGTGGTCGGGGTGGTGAAGGGCGGCGTCGGCAGCGCGAGCACCGTGCTCGGCTCGGGGATCACGGTGGCGGCGCTGGTGGTGGCCAACGCGGCGGGGTCGGTGGTGGATCCGGAGACGGGGGTGCTGTACGGGGAGTTGTTCCAGGGGCGGGTGGAGTATCCGGAGGCGCGGGTCCACGAGGCGGCGCGGCGGCGCCTGGCCGAGACGGCCGCGCGGAGTGCTCCTCCCCCGCTCAACACCACGCTCGCGGTGGTCGCCACGGACGCGGACCTGACGAAGGCGCAGGCGCAGAAGCTGGCCGGTACGGCACATGACGGCATCGCCCGCGCGGTGCGTCCGGTGCACCTCCTCAACGACGGGGACACGGTGTTCGCCCTGGCGACGGGAGACCGCGCCCTGGACGCCGCGAACCCGCTCGCCCTCAACGAGGTCCTCGCCGCGGGCGCGGACGTCGTGACCCGGGCGATCGTGCGGGCCGTCCGGGCCGCCGGGTCGGTCGACGGGCCGGGTGGGACGTGGCCGTCGTACGGGGAGTTGTACGCGGGCCGCTGA
- a CDS encoding low temperature requirement protein A, translated as MTSSTTPPPAPSGASDGRGPLRRLRARGRDEAHRTASPLELFFDLCFVVAVAQAGVQLVHSVAEGHAGQGILDYAMVFFALWWAWMNFTWFASAYDNDDVLYRVVTLVQIAGVLVLAAGVSRAFEAHEFLVVWLGYAIMRLALVAQWLRAARSSEGPERTTALRYAGGVLLCQVGWLGLLFLPEGARPWWFLVMALLEMCVPPFAERGYTTAWHPRHIAERYGLFTIIVLGETIAAAAIAVKSGIDENDALGELLPIAAGGLLVIFAAWWLYFVVPVHSHLRSNRQAFLWGYGHYLVFASAAAIGAGLEVAVEQTVGEAHISTLAASAAVTLPTALYLLTLWALHSRHFKAGFTQQLVLPTTALLVICCTFLGDWAVSAAGVVCALSVAAGETSAVRRDARESGPATPAG; from the coding sequence ATGACCTCCAGCACCACTCCCCCGCCCGCCCCCTCCGGCGCTTCCGACGGCCGGGGCCCCCTGCGCAGGCTCCGGGCCCGCGGCCGCGACGAGGCGCACCGGACGGCCTCGCCGCTGGAGCTCTTCTTCGACCTGTGCTTCGTCGTGGCCGTCGCCCAGGCGGGTGTCCAGCTGGTGCACTCCGTGGCCGAGGGACATGCCGGCCAGGGGATCCTCGACTACGCGATGGTGTTCTTCGCCCTGTGGTGGGCGTGGATGAACTTCACGTGGTTCGCCTCGGCGTACGACAACGACGACGTCCTCTACCGGGTCGTCACGCTGGTGCAGATCGCGGGTGTGCTGGTCCTCGCGGCGGGGGTCTCACGGGCGTTCGAAGCGCACGAGTTCCTCGTGGTCTGGCTGGGCTACGCGATCATGCGGCTCGCGCTGGTGGCGCAGTGGCTGCGGGCGGCCCGTTCGAGCGAGGGCCCGGAGCGTACGACGGCCCTGCGCTACGCGGGTGGGGTCCTGCTGTGCCAGGTCGGCTGGCTGGGGCTGCTGTTCCTGCCGGAGGGGGCCCGGCCCTGGTGGTTCCTGGTGATGGCGCTGCTGGAGATGTGCGTGCCGCCGTTCGCGGAGCGGGGATACACCACGGCCTGGCATCCGCGTCACATCGCCGAGCGGTACGGGCTGTTCACCATCATCGTGCTGGGCGAGACGATCGCGGCGGCCGCGATCGCGGTGAAGTCGGGCATCGACGAGAACGACGCGCTGGGCGAGCTCCTCCCCATCGCGGCGGGCGGTCTGCTGGTGATCTTCGCGGCGTGGTGGCTCTACTTCGTGGTGCCCGTCCACAGCCATCTGCGTTCCAACCGGCAGGCGTTCCTGTGGGGTTACGGGCACTACCTCGTCTTCGCCTCGGCGGCCGCGATCGGCGCCGGACTGGAGGTGGCGGTGGAGCAGACGGTCGGCGAGGCGCACATCTCCACGCTGGCGGCCTCGGCCGCCGTGACCCTGCCGACGGCCCTCTACCTGCTGACGTTGTGGGCTCTGCACTCGCGCCACTTCAAGGCGGGCTTCACCCAGCAGCTGGTGCTGCCGACGACAGCACTGCTGGTGATCTGCTGCACGTTCCTGGGTGACTGGGCGGTGTCGGCGGCGGGCGTGGTCTGCGCGCTGTCGGTGGCGGCGGGTGAGACGTCGGCCGTGCGCAGGGACGCGCGGGAGAGCGGACCGGCGACGCCGGCCGGGTGA